DNA from Microbacterium sp. BLY:
GTGCCCGCGCAGTCCAGGGCGACCGTCACGGGGGAGGGGGCCGCCGCGCGGACGCGGTCGAGCAGGCCGTCGCCGTAGGCCACGGGGATCGCACCGAGCTCGCGGAGCTGATCGTGCCGGGCGGGGCTCGCGGTGGCGATCACGGTCGCGCCCCAGGCGACCGCGAACTGCACGGCGGCCTGACCGACCGCGCCGGAGCCCGCGTGCACGAGGAGCACGTCGTCGGCCGTCACGGCGAGCGAGCGGAGGGACTGATACGCGGTACCGGCCGGGATGCCGATCGCCGCGCCCTCGGCCGCGGTGACCGCGTCCGGCAGCTTCACGAGCTTGTCGGCCTCGACCGCGCGCGCGGAGGCGTAGGTTCCGAGCGTGTCGCGGATCGCGACGCGGTCGCCGACCTCGAACCCGTCCACGCCCTCGCCCAGCACCTCGATCACCCCGGCGCCGTCGAATCCGACCGGACGCGGCTCGGTGATCGGCGCGGACGGGCGCTTGCCGCTGCGGAGCTTCGCGTCGATGGGGTTGGCGCCGGCCGCCTCGATGCGCACCAGCGCCTCGCCGCGGACGGGCACGGGGTCGGGCACCTCCATGAGGTGGAGGACAGCGGGGGATCCGAACTCGGTGTAGACGATCGCGCGGGCCATGCCCTCAGGCTACCCGGCGGGGGTCACTTCCCTGCGAGCGCCTTGGTGATCCGCTGCGGCGACACCGGCTGCGCGGTGCCGAGGCGCTGGGCGAAGACGCTGACCCGGTACTCCTCCAGCAGCCAGCGCACCTCGACGATCGCGGGGGAAGCGTCGGGCGCGAGGGGGATCGTGCCCCCGGCGTCCGCGAACAGCACCGCCATCCGCTCGAACTCGGTCATCCGCGCGCGGTCCTTGCCCGGCTCGTTCGCGAGGGTCTTCAGCCGGTCGATCATGCCGTCGAGGTAGCGGGGGAAGTGGGCGAGCCGGTCGACTCCCGCCGCCGCGACGAATCCGGGGTGCAGCAGCCCGGAGAGCTGGGTGCGGATGTCGTTGAGCGGGCCGAGCAGCGCCAGCGAGTTCTGCGCCTTGATGCCCCGCTCCACCTCCCGCGCCTTCGTGAGGATGCGGGCGACGAGCGAGACGCAGGCGAAGAGATCGTCGACGAGCACGGCCGAGACGGCGTCGCGCACCCGGGCGAACTCGGCCTCGGTGCGCACGACGCCGCGGTCGCGGCCGTCGGCACCTCCGGTCGCGGCATCGATGACGCGGCGGGCGACGGCGGCCCGGCAGTCCTCGATGAGCGCGGCCGCCGACGGGTACGGCGAGGCGGCGAGCGCGAGCTTCTCCTGGCTGGTGAGGTGCTGCTGCACGTACGAGGACGGCGACGGCACCGCGAGCAGGACGAGACGCAGCACGCCGTCGCGTGTGGCGGCGGCTGCGGCGTCGGGGGTCGCCTCGACCCGCACCGACACGCTCTTGCCGGCATCGATGATCGCCGGATACCCGCGGACGACGCCGCCGGCGACCTTCGTGTCGATGACCGCCGGGAGGTCGCCGAACGTCCACCCCGTCAGGCCGGTCTGCTCGACGGGCGCGGCGGCCACGCGCTCCGCGCCGCGCGGTCCCGGTGCCTCCGCGCGCCCGGGGCGGGCGATGGAGCGGGCGACGCTGGTGCGCGCCCGGTCGGAGAGCTCGGCCTGCAGCGCCCGGAGATCGCGCCCGGACCCGACGACGCGTCCGCGCTCGTCCACGGCGCGGAAGTTCATGCGCAGGTGCGCCGGCACCCGGTCGTCGTCGAAGTCGGCGGCCGTGACCACCTGGTTCGCGAGCGGCTGCACGAGCCGTGCGAGCGCCTCCTTGAGGGTGCGCGGGGGGAGGCCGCCGTGCGCCTCCGGTCCCTCGTCGGCCAGCGCCGCGCCGAACTTCTCGGCCCAGTCGGCGGCGGGGACGACGTGGCGCCGGATGGCCTTGGGCAGCGCACGCAGCAGCCCGGTGACGAGCTCGGCACGGAGCCCCGGCACCTGCCAGTCGAAACCGCGGTCCTCGATCTGGGCGAGCAGCGGCAGCGGGACCACGACGCTCACGCCGTCGTCGGGGGCACCCGGCTCGAACCGGTACGCGAGGCCGAGCAGCTGGTCGCCCTGGGTCCACCGGGTCGGGAACTCGCGCTGGTCGGCGCGGTCCTCGTCGTCGATGAGGTCGCTCTCGCGCATCACGAGCAGCTTCGGCGTCGCGGTCAGCGCCTCGCGCCACCACTTCTCGAACGAGCGCACGTCGAAAACGTCGGCGGGGATGCGCTCGTCGTAGAAGCGGAAGACGGCCTCGTCGCCGGCCAGGATGTCGCGGCGCCGCTCGCGCTCCTCGAGCTTCTCCAGGCGGCGGCGGAGCTCGGCGTTGCTGCGCCAGAACGCGCTGACCCGCTTGTCGATGCGGGACGGGTCCCATTCGCCCTCGACGAGCGCATGACGCACGAAGAGCTCGCGCGAGGCGGCCCGGTCGATGCGGGCGAACTGCACCCGGCGGCGCGGGATGATCTCGACCCCGAACAGGGTGACCTTCTCGAACGCCACGGCGGCGCCGGCGTCCTTGGACCAGTGCGGCTCGGTGACCTGCCGCTTCGCGAGGTCGCCGGCGAGGGGTTCGGCCCAGGCCGGGTCGATGGCGGCGACCGTGCGAGCGAATGTGCGGGAGGTCTCCACGATCTCGGCGGCCATGACCGCCCGGGGGCTCTTCTTGCGCAGGCCCGATCCCGGGAAGATCGAGAAGCGGATGCCGCGCGCGCCTCGGTACTCGGTGATCCGGCGGCGGGCGTCCTTCGCGGGGGCGTGGTTCTTGCCCGCGGGGGCGGTGCGCTCGTCGAGGACGCCGATCTGCGACAGCAGTCCGGACAGCAGCGCGCGGTGGATGGCGTCCGGGTCCGCCGCGCCGCCCGGCTCCGCGCCCCGGTCGTTGGTCTTCACGAGCGTCCGCAGCTGGCGGTGCACGTCGAACCACTCGCGGACGCGGACGTAGTTGAGGTGCTCGCTGCGGCACAGCCGGCGGAACGCGCTGGAGCCCAGTTCGCGCTGCTGCTCGCGTAGGTGGTTCCAGAGATTCAGGAGGGTGAGGAAGTCGCTCGTCGGGTCGACGAAGCGCGCGTGTAGCCGGTCGGCCTCCTCGCGGCGCTCCTCGGGTCGCTCCCGCACGTCCTGGATCGACAGCCCCGCGACGATGGCGAGCACGTCCCGCAGCACCGCCTGGGTCCCTGAGCCCCGCTGGGTCCCTGAGCCTGTCGAAGGGCCCGACCCCCGCTGGGTCCCTGAGCCTGTCGAAGGGCTCGCCTCGATGAGCATCCGCGCGAACCGCGGGTCCATCGGCATCCGGGCGATGTCGCGCCCGATGCGGGTGAGCCGGGGGCTGTCATCCGGCCCCTGCGCGGATCGGAGGGCGCCGAGTTCGGTGAGCAGGTCGAACGCGGCCTTCACGCCTCGGGAGTCGGGTGGGGTGAGGAAGGGGAACGCCGTGATGTCGCCGAAGCCGAGCGCGAGCATCTGCAGGATGACGGAGGCGAGCGAGGTGCGCAGGATCTCGGGTTCGGTGAACTCGGGACGCCGTGCGTAGTCCTCCTCGGAGTACAGGCGGATGGCGATGCCGTCACTCGTACGGCCGGCGCGCCCGGAGCGCTGATTCGCCGAGGCCTGGGAGATGGCCTCGATGGGCAGCCGCTGCACCTTCGAGCGGTTGCTGTACCGGGAGATGCGCGCGGTGCCGGTGTCGATGACGTATTTGATGCCGGGCACCGTGAGGCTCGTCTCGGCCACGTTCGTCGCGAGCACGACCCGGCGACGGACGCCGGCCACGGTGCTGCGCTCGAACACCCGGTGCTGCTCCGCGGCGGAGAGCCGGCCGAACAGGGGGAGGACCTCGGTGGGCGAACGGTCCTTCGCGTAGGCGGCGCGCACGGCGTCGGCCGCGTCGCGGATCTCCGCCTCACCCGGCAGGAACACGAGCACATCGCCGGGCGCTTCGCGGTCGAGTTCGCGGAGCGCCGTGACGATCGCGCTCACCTCGTCCTCCGGGTCGCCGGAGGCGGCATCCTCCTCCGTCCCCTCCTCGACGAGGGGCCGGTAGCGGATCTCGACGGGGTAGGTGCGCCCGGAGACCTCGATGACGGGCGCGGGAGTGCCGTCCGCCGTGGCGAAGTGCCGTGCGAAGCTCTCGGGGTCGATCGTGGCGGAGGTGATGATCACCTTCAGATCGGGGCGTTCCGGGAGGATGCGGGCGAGGTAGCCGAGCAGGAAGTCGACGTTGAGGGAGCGCTCGTGCGCCTCGTCGATGATGATCGTGTCGTAGCGCGTCAGCAGACGATCGCGGTGGATCTCGTTGAGGAGGATCCCGTCGGTCATCAGCGCGATGCGGGTCGCGTCGGAGACCTTGTCGGTGAAGCGCACCTTGTAGCCGACGAGCGTGCCGAGCTCGACCTGCAGCTCCTCGGCGACGCGCTCGGCGATCGTGCGGGCGGCCAGTCGCCGCGGCTGGGTGTGGGC
Protein-coding regions in this window:
- a CDS encoding NADP-dependent oxidoreductase — encoded protein: MARAIVYTEFGSPAVLHLMEVPDPVPVRGEALVRIEAAGANPIDAKLRSGKRPSAPITEPRPVGFDGAGVIEVLGEGVDGFEVGDRVAIRDTLGTYASARAVEADKLVKLPDAVTAAEGAAIGIPAGTAYQSLRSLAVTADDVLLVHAGSGAVGQAAVQFAVAWGATVIATASPARHDQLRELGAIPVAYGDGLLDRVRAAAPSPVTVALDCAGTDEAIETSVALVADRDRIATIVRGPDAADFGIRAFSGGSPEPLTPQELEWRAEALQKTVDLLAAGDFTIELGPELPLAEAARAHELMETGGATGKIILVP
- the hrpA gene encoding ATP-dependent RNA helicase HrpA; translated protein: MSSPVISYPPELPVSAARDEIADAVRDHQVVIVAGATGSGKTTQLPKIALELGRERIAHTQPRRLAARTIAERVAEELQVELGTLVGYKVRFTDKVSDATRIALMTDGILLNEIHRDRLLTRYDTIIIDEAHERSLNVDFLLGYLARILPERPDLKVIITSATIDPESFARHFATADGTPAPVIEVSGRTYPVEIRYRPLVEEGTEEDAASGDPEDEVSAIVTALRELDREAPGDVLVFLPGEAEIRDAADAVRAAYAKDRSPTEVLPLFGRLSAAEQHRVFERSTVAGVRRRVVLATNVAETSLTVPGIKYVIDTGTARISRYSNRSKVQRLPIEAISQASANQRSGRAGRTSDGIAIRLYSEEDYARRPEFTEPEILRTSLASVILQMLALGFGDITAFPFLTPPDSRGVKAAFDLLTELGALRSAQGPDDSPRLTRIGRDIARMPMDPRFARMLIEASPSTGSGTQRGSGPSTGSGTQRGSGTQAVLRDVLAIVAGLSIQDVRERPEERREEADRLHARFVDPTSDFLTLLNLWNHLREQQRELGSSAFRRLCRSEHLNYVRVREWFDVHRQLRTLVKTNDRGAEPGGAADPDAIHRALLSGLLSQIGVLDERTAPAGKNHAPAKDARRRITEYRGARGIRFSIFPGSGLRKKSPRAVMAAEIVETSRTFARTVAAIDPAWAEPLAGDLAKRQVTEPHWSKDAGAAVAFEKVTLFGVEIIPRRRVQFARIDRAASRELFVRHALVEGEWDPSRIDKRVSAFWRSNAELRRRLEKLEERERRRDILAGDEAVFRFYDERIPADVFDVRSFEKWWREALTATPKLLVMRESDLIDDEDRADQREFPTRWTQGDQLLGLAYRFEPGAPDDGVSVVVPLPLLAQIEDRGFDWQVPGLRAELVTGLLRALPKAIRRHVVPAADWAEKFGAALADEGPEAHGGLPPRTLKEALARLVQPLANQVVTAADFDDDRVPAHLRMNFRAVDERGRVVGSGRDLRALQAELSDRARTSVARSIARPGRAEAPGPRGAERVAAAPVEQTGLTGWTFGDLPAVIDTKVAGGVVRGYPAIIDAGKSVSVRVEATPDAAAAATRDGVLRLVLLAVPSPSSYVQQHLTSQEKLALAASPYPSAAALIEDCRAAVARRVIDAATGGADGRDRGVVRTEAEFARVRDAVSAVLVDDLFACVSLVARILTKAREVERGIKAQNSLALLGPLNDIRTQLSGLLHPGFVAAAGVDRLAHFPRYLDGMIDRLKTLANEPGKDRARMTEFERMAVLFADAGGTIPLAPDASPAIVEVRWLLEEYRVSVFAQRLGTAQPVSPQRITKALAGK